A part of Arachis hypogaea cultivar Tifrunner chromosome 12, arahy.Tifrunner.gnm2.J5K5, whole genome shotgun sequence genomic DNA contains:
- the LOC112727215 gene encoding dolichyl-diphosphooligosaccharide--protein glycosyltransferase subunit 4A: MIDDQDLGFFANFLGIFIFVLVIAYHFVMADPKYEGN, encoded by the coding sequence ATGATTGATGATCAAGATCTGGGTTTCTTTGCCAATTTCCTTGGCATCTTCATCTTTGTACTGGTGATAGCTTACCATTTTGTTATGGCTGATCCAAAGTATGAAGGGAACTAG